Below is a genomic region from Methanobrevibacter boviskoreani JH1.
TTATGAAATTCACTATCTTCACATATTTTTACTAAGTAATTTCTATTAACTTATTAAATAATTTTAATTAGTAAACTATTTTTAATTTGTAATATGTATTTACTAAGCAAAATCCTTGATTACTTTTTTGATGATTTATCTTATGTTTGATATTATTGAATTATTAGGGAATCTTTAATTGTTTCAAGTACATATTATGCTGAGTTGATTGATATTTAATTAAAATATTTTTTTTTATAAGAAATAGTGATAAATTGGTAAATATTGGTTAAAATCTTTTTTTTATAAAGATATTAATGTATTTGGTTGATCTTTAATTAAAATTTTAATGTTAAAAAAAGCTATTGGATTGTTTTATTGTTATAAAAATAGTAAAAAGTATATGTTTTATAAAATGGGTAGATGAAGTTTTAGTTTTGTAATCTAACTTCATCAAGATTTCTTTTATTATAATTAGAATTTCCACTTTTACTGAATGCTTGTTTAATTACTCCCCAGAAGGTTTTAACTAACATAGGACCATCCATTAAAAATTGTCTAATTAAATAAGTCGGTCTTAAGTAGAATCTAATAAAAGCTTTAGCTTGTATTTTTCTTAAATCCTCCTTAGAACAATCGATTGTTTCTAATATTGGAGAGATTAATGTGTATTTGGACCAGTCTTTTACCTGTATCAAATTTTTCTCAAATGCTTCTTTGTAGAATCTTGTACCTGGATAAGGTGTTGCTAAGTTAAACACAGCATAATTAGGTTTTAATTGACGAACAAACTTAATTGTTTTTTCCATGGTTTCTTTTGTATCATGGGGCATTCCAAGCGCTACAGATGCGATGGTTCTGATCTTTTTCTCTCTAGCCATTCTGAATGCATTTTCGATTTTTGTAATATTTGTGTTTTTGCCCATCCTGTCTAATTGTTGTTGATCTGCAGATTCAACACCCATAAATATAGCGATACATCCGGAATCTTTCATTTTCTGTAATAACTCTTCATTTAAAGTATCTACTCTGGAAGTACAACCCCAAAATACTTTAAGGTTTCTTCTCATAATTTCATCACATAAATCTCTGACTCTTTTCTTATTTACTGTAAATGTGTCATCCATAAATGCGATGGTCTCAATTCCATAGTCATATACTAAGTGTTCCATTTCATCCACAATATTTTCAATACTTCGTCTTCTGATTTTTCTACCATGCATTGCCGCAGATGAACAGAAGGAACATTGTATAGGACAACCTCTACTGGTAATCATTGTAGACATATGGGTATCCATATTTAATAGTTTGTAATGATCCATTGGAAGCAAGTGTAATGCCGGGAAAGGAAGTTCGTCTAGATTACAGATTGGTTCCCTTTCAGGGGTTAACACTAATAGTTTTTCACAGTTTTCATTAATCTCTTCATATGCAATTCCTTTAACATTGGAAATATTTTCCCCTTTTTCTAATGTTTGAACAAGTTCTAACATGGTGTACTCTCCTTCACCACGTATTACTAAATCAACATTTTCATCGTCTAAAGTTTCCTTAACATTAAATGTTGGATGGTATCCGCCTAAAATTACCATGGTGTCTGGAAGTACTTCTTTTACAACCTGTGCACTTTCAAGTGCTCTACCGATAGTTGGTGTAAGTGCAGTAATGGATACGATATCCGGATTTTCCTTTTTAACTCTATTTGCAAGTTGGTCAAAATCGTAATCTAATGCTGTTGCATCGATTATGCTCACATCATATCCATTTTCTTCAAGAACAGCAGCAATATATGACATTCCTAAAGGTGGAGCAATAACTCCTAAGAATTTATACTTTGATGCTGTTTGTGGGGGATTGATAAATGTAATTTTCATTTAATCACTTCATTATATAAATTATTAGGTTTCTATTTTATTGAATTATGTCTCATTTATAAATTCATATATATTTTTTCATTTATAAATATAAAGATATTTTTGGAAATATTTGATAAAATGTTTATTCCTATAAATATGAATATTATAAATTTTATTTATAAATATTTAAAATTTTTTAAAAATTATCATATCTAGAATAGTTGGTTGTATTTAAGTAAATAATCCATATAGTTCTTGTCTAGAATTTTAAGGGCTGATTTGTTTTGTGGACTGGTGTTTGCCCTTTCCTCTACTAAATTTCTTAAACTTCTATTCTTCATGTGCCATCTTATTTCTCTAATGACTAAA
It encodes:
- a CDS encoding B12-binding domain-containing radical SAM protein, whose amino-acid sequence is MKITFINPPQTASKYKFLGVIAPPLGMSYIAAVLEENGYDVSIIDATALDYDFDQLANRVKKENPDIVSITALTPTIGRALESAQVVKEVLPDTMVILGGYHPTFNVKETLDDENVDLVIRGEGEYTMLELVQTLEKGENISNVKGIAYEEINENCEKLLVLTPEREPICNLDELPFPALHLLPMDHYKLLNMDTHMSTMITSRGCPIQCSFCSSAAMHGRKIRRRSIENIVDEMEHLVYDYGIETIAFMDDTFTVNKKRVRDLCDEIMRRNLKVFWGCTSRVDTLNEELLQKMKDSGCIAIFMGVESADQQQLDRMGKNTNITKIENAFRMAREKKIRTIASVALGMPHDTKETMEKTIKFVRQLKPNYAVFNLATPYPGTRFYKEAFEKNLIQVKDWSKYTLISPILETIDCSKEDLRKIQAKAFIRFYLRPTYLIRQFLMDGPMLVKTFWGVIKQAFSKSGNSNYNKRNLDEVRLQN